In the Polyangiaceae bacterium genome, one interval contains:
- a CDS encoding DUF72 domain-containing protein has product MRLYAGTSGYSYPAWKGFFYPAEAKTDALLRHYAARLPSVEINNTFYRMPRSSVVEGWRGQVPADFRFAMKASRRITHFAKLRDCAEPLSYLLQGLEALGPTLGVVLFQMPPQFQKDVAVLEEFVAALPSELPVAMEFRHRSWFDDAVYGLLGARRIALVGGDGETDLPSLVPTANFGYLRLRLDEYDDAALDRWKARLEEAGFDHAFVFFKHEERGPHYALQMLGAAPAAAAVAAAPRRPGLKKAPAKPRSEKQSREKRGRAKRG; this is encoded by the coding sequence ATGCGGCTCTACGCGGGCACGAGCGGCTATTCCTATCCTGCGTGGAAGGGCTTCTTCTACCCCGCCGAGGCGAAGACCGATGCGTTGCTCCGGCACTACGCCGCACGCCTGCCCAGCGTGGAGATCAACAACACCTTCTATCGCATGCCCCGTAGCAGCGTAGTGGAAGGCTGGCGCGGCCAGGTGCCAGCGGATTTTCGCTTCGCAATGAAGGCGTCTCGACGCATCACCCACTTCGCCAAGTTGCGCGACTGTGCCGAGCCGCTGAGCTACTTGCTGCAAGGGCTCGAAGCGCTAGGGCCCACGCTCGGTGTCGTGTTGTTCCAAATGCCGCCGCAGTTTCAGAAAGACGTTGCGGTTCTCGAGGAGTTCGTGGCGGCCCTTCCGTCCGAGTTGCCCGTGGCGATGGAGTTCCGCCATCGTTCCTGGTTCGACGACGCGGTGTACGGCCTTCTCGGCGCGAGAAGAATCGCACTGGTGGGCGGGGATGGCGAAACGGACTTGCCGTCCTTGGTGCCGACTGCGAACTTCGGCTACTTGCGCTTGCGTCTGGACGAGTACGACGACGCGGCGTTGGATCGGTGGAAGGCGCGGCTGGAAGAAGCAGGGTTCGATCACGCCTTCGTGTTCTTCAAGCACGAAGAGCGCGGGCCGCACTATGCGCTGCAAATGCTGGGCGCTGCGCCCGCGGCTGCCGCGGTTGCTGCCGCGCCGCGACGGCCGGGCCTGAAGAAAGCGCCCGCGAAGCCGCGCAGCGAGAAACAAAGCCGCGAGAAGCGCGGCCGCGCCAAGCGCGGTTGA